Proteins from a genomic interval of Crassostrea angulata isolate pt1a10 chromosome 7, ASM2561291v2, whole genome shotgun sequence:
- the LOC128192198 gene encoding angiopoietin-related protein 2-like — MLCWIFVLGICSISYCAAEDSVRYQERGNVQFVPIATTPSSQAVVENDIKIMKEQINSLLKQRDYDRAHIKELERRTIENRDASIKNKAEVVQLKVQVSEIFSRLTTIDGNMEDFQLQQANLDNLLTQNKLDIRDSKSQRDNIKRSVRKLDKKLSPLREEASNKFTNLSTKFDLFTYEYRNTTEHLMRRLAKAEIKIESRKTQHKTDIYAKMKEKYGKKKNYPDINTNEVEGSGEIDREFIKTGPLGGSDVEEGSGAGGDMPMFLKVKDFITEIYDRDIEISALHEMFFDMEDHLERIEGKMASIQLGNFMERLQSSLVNFTQNVITLDQWKVASSDMVNSTQINQQKIQQVTRMILNNTQHIQELEWKLANTQGLSYQQFSLLRMHVIQLNNTVQDIKEDLVKRKNKHSSYSSSGVNSQVSLPQLKTLSSRVEDLALQIIYNENRISKLEIEALNNSLFECRKFNADVYQDSRLLFLEKSQQRVNEDMIKMQEVTRKLDQGLYRIYLSSKNNTQLISTNGAQLQQLKNFLPYIIETHREMVNFRFHLPKDCDEYYHHGSRLSGEYVIYPTYANMSQIVQCEMEEGIGGWTVIQHRFDGSVDFANNWNMYVRGFGKTDGEFWMGNQLIYYLTTEKKNSLKIEMTDLDGKLWVAEYEKFILLDDEKFTLSIDGYHGNATDGLGYGNRMGFSAIDKDNDGASSHCAMYYMAGWWYKHCHYGNLNGRYDLGMVWYNFETDEWIQLKSSKMKIIPKK; from the exons atgttgtgttGGATTTTTGTTTTGGGAATTTGTTCTATCTCGTATTGTGCTGCAGAGGACAGTGTGAGATATCAGGAAAGAGGAAATGTCCAGTTTGTTCCCATAGCAACAACTCCATCTTCCCAAGCTGTTGTagaaaatgatatcaaaattaTGAAGGAGCAAATAAATTCACTTCTGAAGCAGCGAGATTATGACAG AGCTCACATCAAAGAACTTGAACGAAGAACCATTGAAAATCGAGATGCATCCATTAAGAACAAAGCAGAGGTGGTGCAGCTGAAGGTCCAAGTCTCCGAGATTTTCTCCAGACTCACCACTATTGATGGAAACATGGAGGACTTTCAGCTCCAGCAAGCTAACCTTGACAATCTCCTGACCCAGAACAAGTTAGACATCAGGGACAGTAAATCTCAGAGAGACAACATCAAGAGATCTGTCCGCAAACTGGACAAGAAGTTGTCTCCCTTGAGAGAAGAGGCATCCAACAAGTTCACGAATTTGTCCACtaagtttgatttatttacttatgAGTACCGAAACACTACAGAGCATCTGATGCGAAGGCTAGCAAAAGCTGAGATTAAGATTGAAAGCAGGAAAACACAACACAAGACCGACATCTATGCcaaaatgaaagagaaatatgggaAGAAGAAGAATTATCCAGATATCAATACCAATGAAGTTGAGGGGTCCGGAGAGATAGATAGGGAGTTCATAAAAACTGGACCTCTGGGTGGTAGTGATGTGGAGGAGGGGAGTGGAGCTGGAGGAGACATGCCCATGTTTCTCAAAGTCAAGGACTTCATAACAGAAATATATGACCGTGACATTGAAATCTCTGCCCTTCATGAAATGTTCTTTGACATGGAAGATCACCTTGAGAGGATAGAAGGAAAGATGGCATCCATTCAGCTAGGAAACTTTATGGAAAGACTGCAAAGTTCTCTCGTAAACTTCACCCAAAATGTGATAACCCTGGATCAGTGGAAGGTGGCTAGTTCTGATATGGTGAATTCTACCCAGATCAACCAGCAGAAGATTCAGCAGGTGACACGGATGATCCTTAACAATACTCAACACATACAGGAGCTGGAGTGGAAGCTCGCAAACACTCAGGGTCTGTCCTACCAGCAGTTCAGCTTACTCAGAATGCATGTCATACAGCTAAACAACACTGTGCAAGACATCAAAGAAGATTTAGTAAAAAGAAAGAACAAGCACAGCAGTTACTCCAGCAGTGGCGTTAATTCACAAGTCTCACTGCCTCAACTTAAAACCTTGTCTTCCCGAGTAGAGGACCTAGCCTTGCAGATCATCTACAACGAAAACCGCATCTCCAAGTTAGAAATTGAAGCACTCAATAATTCTCTTTTTGAATGTCGTAAGTTTAATGCAGATGTGTATCAAGATAGCAGACTCCTGTTCCTTGAAAAATCGCAGCAGCGAGTGAATGAGGACATGATCAAAATGCAGGAGGTCACCAGAAAACTTGACCAGGGTTTATACCGAATCTACCTCAGTTCAAAAAACAATACTCAGCTCATCTCAACCAATGGTGCACAGCTTCAACAGTTGAAGAATTTCTTGCCTTACATCATAGAGACTCATCGAGAGATGGTCAACTTCAGATTTCATCTTCCAAAAG ACTGTGATGAATATTACCATCATGGAAGCCGATTGTCTGGAGAGTATGTGATTTACCCTACGTATGCCAACATGTCTCAGATAGTTCAGTGTGAAATGGAGGAGGGAATCGGAGGCTGGACTGTGATTCAGCATCGATTTGATGGCAGCGTTGATTTTGCCAACAACTGGAATATGTACGTCAGGGGGTTTGGTAAGACTGACGGTGAATTCTGGATGGGAAATCAACTCATCTACTACCTCACAACTGAAAAGAAAAACTCCCTTAAGATAGAAATGACTGATCTTGATGGGAAACTCTGGGTGGCAGAATACGAAAAATTCATTCTGCTTGATGATGAAAAGTTCACCTTATCCATCGATGGTTACCATGGAAATGCAACTGATGGGTTGGGTTATGGAAATCGAATGGGATTTAGTGCAATAGACAAAGACAATGATGGGGCTAGCTCTCACTGTGCAATGTATTACATGGCAGGATGGTGGTACAAACATTGTCACTATGGCAACCTGAATGGCCGCTATGACCTCGGAATGGTGTGGTACAATTTTGAAACTGACGAATGGATACAGCTAAAATCcagcaaaatgaaaattataccaAAGAAATag